The following are from one region of the Desulfurispira natronophila genome:
- a CDS encoding menaquinone biosynthetic enzyme MqnA/MqnD family protein: MVKPVPEAGVVSYINTIPMIYGIEQKQIPCPWKFHYTTPSAISNLLLSAQVQAGLVSSFSYTTASDDFLILPDISIASQGTVQSVLLFHNTPLPRIQQMHLSTSSLTSCNLMKLLMCLEGAQCQYLDIDGEELLPDNRAVEAVMYIGDRALQELRLGRFSYVSDLAALWYDKFHLPFVFALWIVRRDFARNSPELVQELQSSLHLSISYGQLHRETIARQCAQRIGYSQEESLQYLSCINYRLDSEHIKALKLFYYLLEIYQIIPRAPQLDFFQAE, encoded by the coding sequence ATGGTAAAGCCTGTGCCCGAAGCTGGAGTAGTAAGCTACATCAACACTATCCCGATGATCTACGGGATAGAGCAGAAACAGATCCCCTGCCCCTGGAAGTTTCACTACACGACTCCGTCCGCCATCTCTAACCTGCTGCTCAGCGCCCAGGTTCAGGCCGGACTGGTTTCCAGCTTTTCGTATACTACCGCAAGTGATGACTTTCTTATTTTGCCGGATATCTCCATAGCCAGCCAGGGCACAGTGCAAAGCGTGCTGCTTTTTCACAACACCCCCCTGCCCCGCATACAGCAAATGCACCTCTCCACCTCCAGCCTCACGAGTTGCAACCTGATGAAGCTACTTATGTGCCTGGAGGGAGCCCAGTGCCAATACCTGGATATCGACGGAGAGGAATTGCTACCTGACAACCGAGCAGTTGAAGCCGTTATGTATATTGGAGACCGCGCCCTGCAGGAGCTGCGACTAGGACGCTTCAGCTACGTCTCTGACCTGGCAGCACTGTGGTACGACAAGTTCCACCTGCCCTTTGTATTCGCCCTGTGGATAGTGCGCCGCGACTTTGCACGCAACTCTCCTGAGCTGGTGCAGGAACTTCAGAGCAGCTTGCATCTGTCTATAAGTTACGGTCAGCTGCACCGGGAAACTATAGCCCGTCAATGCGCCCAGCGTATCGGCTATAGCCAGGAGGAGTCTCTGCAATACTTGAGCTGCATCAACTACCGTCTCGACAGCGAACACATCAAGGCCCTGAAGCTATTTTACTACTTACTGGAGATCTACCAGATTATTCCGCGCGCCCCGCAACTGGATTTTTTCCAGGCTGAGTAG
- the gatA gene encoding Asp-tRNA(Asn)/Glu-tRNA(Gln) amidotransferase subunit GatA, with amino-acid sequence MTPPPSLTAHLAALQSGESSSEQLVQQYLQTIEQNDDQLHIFNQVNPAALEEARQADHRRSLGEKLPLLGIPVAVKDNISTEGMRTTCSSRILENYDSIYDATVTSRLREAGAIIIGKTSMDEFAMGSSNQTAHKQKTRNPWDPSRVPGGSSGGSAAAVAAGCAPVALGSDTGGSIRQPAAFCGVVGLKPTYGSVSRYGLVAFASSLDQIGPLTNNVEDAATMLNVIAGHDSRDSTSVSFQKPDYTSFLGQDVSSLKIGLPREYFIEGMDPTIRQQVLESVEHLKAQGATVQDISLPHTDYAVATYYIIATAEASSNLARYDGVRYTQRTSEASDLTEMYVKSRSEGFGAEVKRRIMLGTYVLSSGYYDAYYRKAQKVRTLIARDFAQAFQQVDLIITPTTPTTAFVSGTKSNNPLDMYLEDIFTLSCNLAGIPGMSIPCGKDADGLPIGLQLYAPHFEEGTMLKAAAVLEKKIAFTP; translated from the coding sequence ATGACACCCCCCCCCAGTCTCACTGCCCATTTGGCAGCTTTGCAAAGTGGTGAATCCAGTAGCGAACAGCTGGTTCAGCAGTACCTGCAAACAATAGAGCAAAATGATGATCAACTGCATATTTTCAACCAGGTCAACCCCGCAGCTCTAGAGGAAGCCAGGCAGGCAGATCATCGCCGCAGCCTAGGAGAAAAGTTGCCTCTGTTGGGAATTCCGGTGGCTGTCAAGGACAATATTTCCACTGAAGGTATGCGAACTACCTGCTCATCGCGGATTTTGGAGAATTACGACTCTATTTACGATGCGACGGTCACGAGCCGTTTGCGTGAAGCAGGGGCCATTATTATTGGTAAAACCTCCATGGATGAGTTTGCCATGGGATCTTCCAACCAGACGGCGCACAAGCAGAAAACCAGAAATCCCTGGGATCCCTCACGGGTTCCGGGAGGGTCCTCCGGCGGCAGTGCTGCCGCCGTGGCCGCTGGTTGTGCTCCAGTAGCCCTGGGAAGTGATACTGGCGGCTCTATACGTCAGCCAGCAGCATTTTGTGGCGTGGTAGGACTCAAGCCGACCTATGGCAGTGTTTCCCGTTACGGACTGGTGGCCTTTGCCTCGAGTCTCGATCAGATTGGCCCTCTCACCAACAATGTTGAAGATGCCGCTACCATGCTCAACGTTATTGCTGGGCATGATTCCAGGGACTCCACCAGTGTATCTTTTCAGAAGCCTGACTACACCAGCTTTCTGGGTCAGGATGTTTCGTCGCTCAAAATTGGATTGCCGCGTGAGTATTTTATCGAAGGCATGGATCCAACTATCCGGCAGCAGGTTCTGGAATCGGTTGAGCATTTAAAAGCCCAGGGAGCAACGGTGCAGGATATTTCCTTGCCCCATACCGACTATGCTGTGGCTACTTACTATATTATCGCTACTGCCGAAGCCAGCTCTAATTTGGCCCGTTACGACGGAGTGCGCTACACCCAGCGTACCTCAGAAGCCAGTGATCTGACAGAAATGTATGTCAAAAGTCGCAGTGAAGGTTTTGGGGCTGAGGTAAAACGTCGCATTATGTTGGGCACCTACGTGCTCTCCAGCGGCTACTATGATGCCTATTATCGCAAGGCCCAGAAGGTGCGCACCCTTATTGCCCGCGATTTTGCCCAGGCTTTTCAGCAGGTGGATCTCATTATTACACCCACCACTCCCACCACAGCATTTGTCAGTGGCACCAAAAGCAATAATCCCCTTGATATGTATCTGGAGGATATATTTACCTTGTCCTGTAACTTGGCAGGCATTCCCGGCATGAGTATCCCCTGTGGCAAGGATGCTGACGGCTTGCCTATTGGCTTGCAGCTTTACGCGCCCCACTTTGAAGAGGGGACCATGCTCAAGGCAGCAGCGGTACTGGAGAAAAAAATTGCATTTACGCCATAA
- a CDS encoding L-threonylcarbamoyladenylate synthase, translating to MQLFTIQPHNIDKRQITAAADIMRAGGVVAYPTDSSYGIGCDIMNKDAIAKVRRIKQMHDTKPLTFICSSLSHASQYAVITDQAYRTMKHLIPGPYTFLLDATKLTPKAVQNPKRKRCGIRIPANEACMALVEELGRPIISTTAKIDGEATGDPWRINQELEGLIDGLIDGGYSEAAQTTVLLFENSQVELVRQGLGKVDFL from the coding sequence ATGCAACTTTTCACTATTCAGCCACACAACATAGACAAGCGCCAAATTACGGCTGCCGCTGACATCATGCGCGCTGGCGGCGTTGTCGCCTACCCCACTGACAGCTCTTACGGCATTGGCTGTGACATCATGAACAAAGACGCTATTGCCAAGGTGCGTCGCATAAAGCAGATGCACGACACAAAGCCTCTGACCTTTATCTGCAGCTCACTTTCCCACGCCTCTCAATATGCAGTAATCACTGACCAGGCGTACCGCACCATGAAGCACCTGATTCCCGGCCCCTACACCTTTTTGCTGGATGCCACCAAGCTGACACCCAAGGCGGTACAAAACCCGAAACGCAAACGCTGCGGCATTCGCATCCCCGCCAATGAGGCCTGCATGGCGCTGGTAGAAGAGTTGGGAAGACCCATTATTTCCACTACTGCCAAAATCGACGGAGAGGCCACTGGAGACCCCTGGCGCATCAATCAGGAGCTGGAGGGACTGATAGACGGCTTGATAGACGGCGGCTACAGCGAAGCGGCCCAAACTACCGTACTGCTCTTTGAAAACTCACAGGTGGAGCTGGTTCGCCAGGGACTGGGCAAAGTAGACTTTCTATGA
- the lpxK gene encoding tetraacyldisaccharide 4'-kinase gives MTLLDKYLYGTGWWRVPRTLAAPLSLIYPTVSFLRYLASRPQRLPCYTIGIGNLTAGGTGKTPVAIALANRFTQHGYRVGILSRGYNGSYQAPFLQVTRQTPWHLCGDEPLLMAHKTEATVVVSRERIPGARHLLQEGCQLILLDDAFSNHKIHKDYEILLEDFERPLGNGLAIPAGTLREFSSTKSRADIVMPTRVPNDYSMERPGVHYHMLCTVKAGSTVNAYSALGNNQAFFAALEEQGYHIHRAVALPDHSTPDASQWDMLLRDQIPILTTEKDAIKLDPETLPQVSPVSLEVKLGGMDGPLRFIEEGIMKAINRGGAW, from the coding sequence ATGACCCTGCTGGACAAGTACCTCTACGGTACGGGCTGGTGGCGCGTGCCTCGGACACTGGCGGCTCCCCTGAGCCTGATATACCCCACCGTGTCCTTTCTGCGCTACCTGGCCTCTCGGCCCCAGCGGCTTCCCTGCTATACCATCGGCATCGGCAACCTGACCGCCGGCGGAACCGGCAAGACTCCGGTAGCCATTGCCTTGGCCAACCGATTTACCCAGCATGGCTATCGGGTGGGAATACTCTCTCGGGGCTATAACGGCAGCTATCAGGCGCCATTTCTCCAGGTGACCCGCCAGACTCCGTGGCATCTGTGTGGGGATGAGCCCTTGCTTATGGCTCACAAGACCGAAGCAACGGTAGTAGTCAGCCGGGAACGGATACCTGGCGCCAGACACTTGCTGCAGGAAGGCTGTCAACTTATACTTCTGGACGATGCTTTCAGTAACCACAAGATACATAAGGACTACGAGATACTGCTGGAAGATTTTGAGCGCCCCCTGGGCAACGGATTGGCAATCCCCGCCGGAACACTGCGGGAGTTTTCCTCCACCAAATCAAGGGCAGATATTGTCATGCCCACCCGCGTGCCCAATGACTATTCCATGGAACGCCCCGGCGTCCACTACCATATGCTGTGCACCGTCAAGGCTGGCAGCACCGTCAACGCCTACAGTGCCCTGGGTAACAACCAGGCCTTTTTTGCAGCCCTGGAGGAGCAAGGCTACCACATCCACCGTGCCGTAGCTCTCCCCGACCACAGTACCCCCGATGCCTCACAGTGGGACATGCTCCTTCGCGACCAGATCCCCATACTGACCACTGAAAAAGACGCTATTAAACTTGACCCAGAAACCCTCCCCCAGGTTTCCCCCGTCAGCCTGGAAGTAAAGCTGGGGGGCATGGACGGTCCACTGCGCTTTATTGAAGAGGGAATCATGAAAGCAATTAATCGGGGTGGAGCATGGTAA
- the hypA gene encoding hydrogenase maturation nickel metallochaperone HypA gives MHEFSLIQSLLDSCQDYAQREGADRITTIRVRIGLMAGVEPELFQRAFETFRQDTCCHNATMEIQWQPLLLHCQHCQQESRQDTPRYLCQHCHSSAVTVLAGEDIMLMQLEME, from the coding sequence ATGCATGAATTTTCCCTGATTCAGAGCCTCCTGGACTCTTGCCAGGATTATGCTCAACGCGAAGGGGCCGATCGCATCACCACTATTCGGGTTCGTATCGGTTTGATGGCTGGCGTTGAACCGGAGCTTTTTCAGCGCGCCTTTGAAACATTTCGCCAGGACACTTGCTGCCACAACGCCACAATGGAAATTCAGTGGCAACCTCTGCTCCTACACTGTCAGCACTGCCAACAGGAGTCCCGACAGGATACCCCCCGATACCTTTGCCAGCACTGTCACAGCAGTGCGGTCACGGTTCTGGCTGGGGAGGATATTATGCTGATGCAACTGGAAATGGAGTAA
- a CDS encoding 50S ribosomal protein L11 methyltransferase, whose protein sequence is MAATVELTIHLTQQADVVEELEAWLGAWGAQAFLSKELDEIAEKDQQKLRAYFDPADYEEHRQEIDQLLCRYGATAQKALIQPQDWNSAWKAYFSPLDIGKRCLRIQPAWIPMEAGEDEQYRGVITIDPGMAFGTGQHPTTALCLEVLCQLLAADSSQRSVLDVGTGSGILAMGARKLGAAPVVAFDNDPQCLEICQVNATENSVADIDFRTATIDEFHGEFDIVVANIIAGVHLELMSHYRRLAPKVLVLSGILREREMDIRTALLDYGFTAIAGSYQGEWCCLQASPGKAG, encoded by the coding sequence ATGGCAGCAACCGTAGAACTAACCATTCACCTGACGCAACAGGCTGATGTAGTAGAGGAGCTAGAAGCCTGGCTGGGTGCTTGGGGCGCTCAGGCCTTTTTGAGCAAAGAGCTGGATGAGATCGCCGAGAAAGATCAGCAGAAGTTGCGGGCCTATTTTGATCCGGCTGATTACGAAGAGCATCGCCAGGAGATAGATCAACTACTCTGCCGTTACGGTGCCACTGCACAAAAGGCGCTTATTCAGCCCCAGGACTGGAACAGTGCCTGGAAAGCCTACTTTTCTCCCTTGGATATAGGCAAAAGATGTCTGCGCATCCAGCCTGCCTGGATTCCCATGGAGGCGGGAGAAGATGAGCAGTATCGCGGTGTTATCACCATTGATCCCGGCATGGCCTTCGGTACTGGTCAGCACCCTACCACGGCCTTGTGTCTGGAAGTCCTTTGCCAACTGCTAGCTGCCGATAGCTCGCAGCGCAGTGTGCTTGATGTTGGCACCGGTTCCGGTATTCTGGCTATGGGTGCCCGCAAGTTGGGCGCAGCTCCTGTGGTCGCCTTTGACAATGACCCCCAGTGTCTGGAGATTTGCCAGGTCAATGCCACTGAAAATTCGGTGGCAGATATTGATTTTCGCACGGCCACCATTGATGAGTTTCATGGTGAATTTGACATCGTTGTGGCCAATATAATTGCTGGAGTGCATCTGGAGCTTATGAGCCACTATCGCCGGCTGGCCCCAAAGGTGCTGGTGCTTAGTGGGATTTTGCGGGAGCGAGAAATGGACATTCGCACCGCCTTGCTGGATTACGGTTTTACTGCCATTGCAGGAAGCTATCAGGGAGAGTGGTGCTGCTTGCAGGCTTCTCCCGGGAAAGCTGGGTAG
- a CDS encoding CoA-binding protein translates to MIITQSQEIKNLFNTVRTIAVVGFSVKEDRASNFVSRYLVREGYSVIPVNPAYQGEEHLGQWCIASLDDLSESVDMVLVFQRSERVPPIVTQAVAAGAAAVWMQKGIIHQEAAQDAVQAGLKVVMDRCAMVEHANLFDRQPLH, encoded by the coding sequence ATGATCATTACCCAGTCCCAAGAAATTAAAAATCTGTTCAACACGGTACGTACCATAGCCGTAGTGGGTTTTTCCGTTAAAGAGGATCGGGCCTCCAACTTTGTCAGCCGATACCTGGTGCGAGAGGGCTACTCTGTTATTCCTGTCAATCCGGCCTACCAGGGTGAAGAGCATCTGGGGCAGTGGTGTATCGCCAGCCTGGATGATTTGTCGGAGTCAGTAGACATGGTACTTGTTTTTCAGCGCTCGGAAAGAGTTCCACCTATAGTGACCCAGGCCGTTGCGGCAGGCGCTGCAGCTGTCTGGATGCAAAAGGGCATTATCCACCAGGAAGCAGCGCAGGACGCCGTGCAGGCAGGACTGAAGGTAGTTATGGACCGCTGCGCCATGGTAGAGCATGCCAACTTATTTGATCGCCAGCCACTGCACTGA
- a CDS encoding NAD-dependent epimerase/dehydratase family protein yields the protein MQSVPEESLPPVSGTCLVTGGAGFVGSHLVASLLQLGAEVTVMDNFSYGSRHRMESMAKGHEERLHLLSGSLESLEDCVEACQDIHTVFHYASTGNSPSSFEEPFSSCQANVEGSLNLLWAAWKQGVHKFVQASSSSVYGDDSSIPMVEDRTGRPQSPYALSRYVAELYGDLFWRKYHLPTITLRYFNVYGPGQLWAEQGPAVVTCMLSYLLQGQSPPIYGNGEQSRDFVYIDDAVSANFLAAASRRGGVYNVGSGERYTINEIYEECLSVLKNLGQKIIAPPPHYLPQRFGEVNHGLAHMGRASQELGYKPTITMSEGLHRTASWLLSLSQDERDLIYAHYLDAIATPWGREANE from the coding sequence TTGCAAAGTGTTCCTGAGGAAAGCCTACCTCCGGTTTCCGGTACCTGCCTGGTGACTGGAGGCGCAGGTTTTGTCGGCTCACACCTTGTCGCTTCCTTGCTGCAGCTTGGGGCTGAGGTTACGGTAATGGATAACTTTAGTTATGGCTCTCGCCACCGCATGGAATCCATGGCTAAAGGGCACGAGGAGCGCCTGCATTTACTGTCAGGTTCGCTTGAATCCCTGGAGGACTGTGTTGAGGCGTGCCAGGATATTCATACGGTTTTTCACTATGCCAGTACTGGCAACAGTCCCTCCAGCTTTGAGGAACCCTTCAGTAGCTGCCAGGCCAATGTTGAAGGTAGCTTAAATCTTCTTTGGGCAGCCTGGAAACAAGGGGTTCACAAGTTTGTGCAGGCTTCCTCCAGCAGTGTCTACGGTGATGACAGCTCCATTCCCATGGTGGAAGATCGCACTGGCAGGCCCCAGAGTCCCTATGCACTCAGTCGCTATGTGGCAGAGTTGTATGGCGACCTCTTTTGGCGCAAGTATCACCTTCCTACTATCACCCTGCGTTATTTCAACGTCTATGGTCCTGGTCAGCTGTGGGCCGAGCAGGGGCCGGCGGTGGTAACCTGCATGTTATCGTACTTGCTGCAGGGGCAAAGCCCGCCTATTTACGGCAATGGTGAGCAGAGTCGGGACTTTGTCTACATTGATGATGCCGTCAGCGCCAATTTTCTGGCAGCTGCCTCCCGGCGTGGTGGCGTTTATAATGTTGGCTCTGGAGAGCGCTATACCATTAACGAGATTTACGAAGAGTGCCTCAGTGTTCTAAAAAATCTGGGGCAGAAAATTATTGCTCCACCGCCCCACTACCTGCCCCAGCGATTTGGCGAGGTAAATCATGGGTTGGCGCATATGGGCCGGGCCAGCCAGGAACTTGGTTATAAACCTACGATTACTATGAGCGAAGGTTTGCATCGCACTGCCAGCTGGCTTCTTTCCCTTTCTCAAGATGAGCGGGACTTGATTTATGCTCACTATCTGGATGCTATAGCGACTCCCTGGGGGAGAGAGGCAAATGAGTAA
- a CDS encoding PhoH family protein, with product MHTQEIELDNEILPQVMGIADNNLREVERTCNVSICGSGNRLFVKGTSDSQVNDAIALLHQVKKRVCHGEEFSPQEIPSFRNTDERDVVRAGRKFIRPRNTSQRKYVRSLQKKELTFGIGPAGTGKTYLAVACAVERLQQGAVERIIITRPAVEAGEKLGFLPGDLEEKVDPYLRPIYDALYDFLGVEKVEKLIQKKTIEVAPIAFMRGRTLSNAFILLDEAQNATESQMKMFLTRLGHGSSMAVNGDITQSDLSGPVRSGLRQALYILRRVEGLDVCHFSSADIVRHPMVSRIVQAYENHEANSGGEIHG from the coding sequence TTGCACACACAGGAAATAGAACTGGATAATGAAATCCTGCCCCAGGTCATGGGCATTGCCGACAACAACCTGCGAGAGGTGGAGCGCACCTGCAATGTCTCCATCTGCGGCAGTGGCAATCGCCTGTTCGTTAAAGGCACTTCTGACTCCCAGGTCAACGACGCCATAGCGCTGCTGCACCAGGTAAAGAAGCGGGTATGCCACGGTGAAGAGTTTAGCCCTCAGGAAATTCCCAGTTTTCGCAACACTGACGAGAGAGATGTAGTGCGAGCAGGGCGCAAGTTTATTCGCCCGCGCAACACTTCACAACGCAAGTACGTTCGCAGCTTGCAAAAGAAAGAGCTTACCTTTGGCATCGGGCCGGCGGGGACAGGTAAAACCTACCTGGCAGTGGCCTGTGCGGTAGAGCGATTACAGCAAGGGGCAGTGGAACGCATCATTATCACCCGCCCTGCTGTAGAGGCCGGTGAAAAATTAGGCTTCCTCCCCGGTGATCTTGAGGAAAAAGTCGATCCTTACCTGAGACCAATATACGATGCTCTTTACGACTTCCTGGGAGTTGAAAAAGTAGAGAAGCTCATCCAGAAAAAGACCATTGAGGTGGCACCCATTGCCTTCATGCGCGGCCGCACTCTCAGTAACGCCTTCATTCTTTTGGATGAAGCACAAAATGCAACCGAGTCGCAGATGAAAATGTTTCTCACACGCCTGGGACACGGCTCCAGCATGGCGGTGAATGGTGATATTACCCAAAGTGACCTGAGCGGCCCGGTGCGCAGCGGATTGCGCCAGGCGCTGTATATTTTGCGACGGGTCGAAGGCTTGGATGTGTGCCACTTTTCCTCAGCTGACATTGTACGACACCCAATGGTGAGTCGCATTGTTCAGGCCTACGAAAACCACGAAGCCAATAGCGGTGGTGAAATACATGGGTAA
- the gatC gene encoding Asp-tRNA(Asn)/Glu-tRNA(Gln) amidotransferase subunit GatC: MKITQDEVLHIAKLSRLALSTEEVEMYQQDLSSILGYMDTLNSLDTRDVTATSHAVASAAFLREDTVTPSLPMEKVLRNAPDQDMDHFRVPPVIE, encoded by the coding sequence ATGAAAATAACCCAGGACGAAGTTCTTCACATTGCCAAACTTTCTCGTTTGGCTCTGAGCACTGAAGAGGTGGAAATGTACCAGCAGGATTTGAGCAGTATCCTTGGCTACATGGATACCCTCAACAGTCTGGATACCCGCGATGTCACTGCTACCAGCCATGCAGTAGCCAGTGCAGCTTTTTTGCGAGAAGATACGGTAACCCCTTCCTTGCCTATGGAAAAGGTTCTGCGCAACGCACCAGATCAGGATATGGATCACTTTCGGGTCCCGCCGGTTATCGAGTAG
- a CDS encoding RsmE family RNA methyltransferase — protein MAFLVASEQIDGNVCYIRGEELHHLRTVLRRQTGDPVDIICRSGTRYDGTIRALERHEAEITLQNGRPHNVESPLDVTMACATSKGDILMESARMFCELGVTGIVAFDAHNSTVRYDQRRWERKQLKLQRIVEQSCKQNLRTCVPRIHCLHTFESLFTDSWQEHQKIIFHECATTPLAQIAIDPQQPILLLVGPEGGFSSEEIAMASRHGAAIASMGPRVLKVSTAHIAALVMVQHRFGDVGS, from the coding sequence ATGGCTTTTCTGGTTGCTTCCGAACAAATCGACGGCAACGTCTGTTATATTCGAGGTGAAGAGCTCCACCATTTGCGCACGGTGCTGCGGCGTCAAACAGGAGATCCAGTGGATATTATCTGTCGCAGCGGTACTCGCTACGACGGTACTATTCGAGCTTTGGAGCGCCACGAAGCGGAAATTACACTGCAAAATGGTCGGCCCCACAATGTGGAGTCTCCACTGGACGTTACCATGGCCTGCGCCACCTCCAAGGGCGACATATTAATGGAAAGTGCCCGCATGTTCTGCGAGCTGGGGGTAACCGGGATTGTGGCATTCGATGCCCACAACTCCACTGTTCGCTACGACCAGCGGCGCTGGGAGCGCAAGCAACTAAAGTTGCAGCGAATTGTTGAGCAGTCGTGCAAGCAGAATCTGCGCACCTGCGTTCCCCGGATTCACTGTCTTCATACCTTTGAGTCCCTTTTCACCGACTCCTGGCAGGAGCACCAAAAAATCATTTTTCACGAATGTGCTACAACGCCATTGGCTCAGATAGCTATTGACCCACAGCAGCCGATTTTACTGCTGGTAGGTCCAGAGGGGGGCTTCAGCTCTGAAGAAATAGCAATGGCCAGCCGCCATGGTGCCGCTATTGCCAGCATGGGGCCACGGGTATTGAAGGTAAGTACTGCGCACATTGCGGCTTTGGTAATGGTGCAGCATCGCTTTGGTGATGTGGGAAGCTGA